In Helicobacter mastomyrinus, a single genomic region encodes these proteins:
- a CDS encoding tetratricopeptide repeat protein: MKIILRLGWAMVCIVAIAFAEPQESEGSISSESPEASNTSQPLEESTPQTAQSPQSPPVSSNSNSVPSGLLGATPLTPANQIGGAPIDDMFENVEQSNTTLKAAMSFAKDGDYESALGLFTQSCEQGNAAGCFGTGLIYMYGANTGVPEPQKAANYYYKACVGGDAVACANLAMAYDNGQGVKEDKNQAAQLYEVACQGGDSLGCTNIGWMYANGVGVKKDYQKALVYYNSACQLGSDLGCYNLGLMSNTYNIYGMTKDSMSYVEMNYVACKQGDIVGCGNLGWMYATGSSGAEKSYYNAAKYFTIACDSGHLQSCNNLGVLYDGGFGVRQDKRKAIELFGLACDYGIESGCHNYSLMKTRGSVSSAGNVFSGLK, translated from the coding sequence ATGAAAATAATTCTTCGGCTTGGGTGGGCGATGGTATGTATTGTGGCAATTGCCTTTGCAGAACCACAAGAGAGCGAGGGGAGTATCTCTAGTGAATCTCCTGAGGCATCTAATACATCTCAACCTTTAGAAGAATCTACTCCGCAAACTGCACAATCTCCACAAAGCCCACCTGTTTCATCAAATTCAAATAGTGTTCCCTCGGGGCTTTTAGGTGCTACGCCTCTTACACCGGCAAATCAAATCGGGGGCGCACCTATTGATGATATGTTTGAAAATGTTGAACAGTCCAATACAACGCTTAAGGCAGCTATGAGCTTTGCAAAAGATGGTGATTATGAAAGTGCATTAGGGCTTTTTACACAATCGTGTGAGCAGGGTAACGCAGCAGGGTGCTTTGGCACTGGGCTTATTTATATGTATGGAGCAAATACGGGTGTGCCTGAGCCACAAAAGGCTGCGAATTACTATTATAAGGCTTGTGTGGGTGGCGATGCTGTAGCTTGTGCGAATCTTGCTATGGCGTATGATAACGGACAAGGTGTTAAAGAAGATAAGAATCAAGCCGCCCAACTCTATGAAGTGGCGTGTCAGGGAGGAGATTCTCTAGGCTGCACAAATATTGGCTGGATGTATGCTAATGGCGTAGGTGTGAAAAAGGATTATCAAAAGGCTTTGGTTTACTATAATAGCGCGTGTCAGTTAGGGAGTGATTTGGGCTGTTATAATTTAGGCTTGATGAGCAATACCTATAACATTTATGGTATGACGAAAGATTCGATGAGTTATGTTGAGATGAATTATGTTGCCTGCAAGCAAGGTGATATTGTAGGTTGTGGGAATCTAGGTTGGATGTATGCCACAGGCTCAAGCGGTGCGGAGAAAAGCTACTATAATGCGGCAAAATACTTTACTATCGCGTGTGATAGCGGACATTTGCAAAGCTGTAACAATCTAGGGGTGCTTTATGATGGAGGATTTGGCGTAAGGCAGGATAAACGCAAGGCAATAGAGCTATTTGGGTTGGCTTGTGATTATGGCATTGAATCTGGCTGCCATAACTATTCACTGATGAAAACTAGAGGAAGCGTAAGCAGTGCAGGGAATGTATTTTCTGGCTTAAAATAA
- a CDS encoding pseudouridine synthase, translating into MRLNQYIAHHSSYSRREADRLISEGRVRVGRVKATLHSVLKAGESVFIDGKKLMPKEHFTCIVYHKPKGELVSKSDNRNRRVIYESLGEKFRHFIYVGRLDFVSEGLLILTDSTPVAKALMESSLERGYILKLNGAITESIIKAMEEGLECEDARAGGHSKSDIVSMNFASFASYQILKNDKKYSKLKVSITEGKNRELRRFFGAFGLKVLDLRRISYGFVHLNALPCGKKRFFTKDEYKQLHLFLQTYGDIEQNNTGKTLLE; encoded by the coding sequence ATGCGTCTTAATCAATATATCGCACATCATAGTAGTTATTCGCGCAGAGAAGCCGATAGACTCATCAGTGAGGGACGTGTGAGAGTAGGGAGAGTGAAGGCGACATTACACTCTGTACTAAAAGCGGGGGAGAGCGTGTTTATCGATGGTAAAAAGCTTATGCCAAAGGAGCATTTTACCTGCATTGTCTATCATAAGCCTAAGGGTGAGCTAGTAAGCAAGAGTGATAATCGCAATAGGCGCGTCATATATGAGAGTTTGGGAGAGAAGTTCAGGCATTTTATTTATGTGGGGCGGCTAGATTTTGTAAGTGAGGGACTACTCATTCTTACAGATAGCACTCCTGTGGCAAAAGCACTTATGGAATCATCTTTAGAACGTGGCTACATACTTAAACTTAATGGGGCTATTACAGAATCTATCATTAAGGCAATGGAAGAGGGCTTAGAATGTGAAGACGCACGTGCAGGAGGGCATAGTAAGAGCGATATTGTGAGTATGAATTTTGCCTCCTTTGCCTCATACCAAATACTTAAAAATGATAAAAAATACAGCAAACTCAAGGTAAGCATTACAGAGGGAAAAAATCGTGAGTTAAGACGGTTTTTTGGCGCATTTGGACTGAAAGTTTTGGATTTAAGACGCATAAGTTATGGCTTTGTGCATTTAAACGCCCTGCCTTGTGGGAAAAAGAGATTTTTTACTAAAGATGAATATAAGCAACTTCATCTTTTTTTGCAAACATATGGTGATATAGAGCAAAATAATACAGGCAAAACTCTTTTAGAGTAG
- a CDS encoding cytochrome-c peroxidase, with product MKGYIYLFILCAVYSHAVPKNMNALREMYLLPPSQWQKPHIDKGVEWQELAPLPESPPYPDSNPYSKAKVELGKMLFDEPKLSFSNQIACASCHDREFGFGDGRRVSYGHNRQLGHRNAPSVVMSAFSTEQFWDGRAESLESQALFPIADPKEMAYTPQSAAKKIAKIPAYKEKFKEAFGSVKITPELMAQAIATYERSLVPNPTRFDRFLKGKKDALTDKEVWGLHLFRTKGRCMNCHSGVALSDGKYHNLGLHFIGRKYEDLGRYEVTGNPDDIGRFKTPSLRHISKTAPYMHNGLFPHLSGVLNAYNAGMFHPSPPKPGQENTKAARELPFPGTDSLLQKLHLTNEELEALEAFLKTL from the coding sequence GTGAAAGGTTACATCTATCTTTTCATTCTATGTGCGGTATACTCCCATGCTGTGCCTAAAAATATGAATGCCTTGCGGGAGATGTATCTCCTGCCCCCATCACAATGGCAAAAGCCTCATATTGATAAGGGCGTAGAATGGCAAGAGCTTGCCCCCTTGCCAGAATCTCCACCCTATCCAGATTCTAATCCCTATTCTAAAGCAAAAGTAGAGCTAGGCAAAATGCTTTTTGATGAGCCTAAGCTTTCGTTTTCTAATCAAATCGCTTGCGCCTCTTGCCACGATAGAGAATTTGGCTTTGGTGATGGGAGGAGGGTAAGCTATGGGCATAATCGTCAATTAGGACATCGTAATGCCCCAAGCGTAGTAATGTCTGCCTTTAGCACGGAGCAATTTTGGGATGGCAGAGCAGAAAGTCTAGAATCCCAAGCCCTTTTCCCCATAGCTGACCCTAAGGAAATGGCTTACACGCCACAATCTGCAGCGAAAAAAATCGCTAAAATTCCCGCCTATAAAGAGAAATTCAAAGAAGCCTTTGGCAGTGTTAAAATCACTCCCGAGCTTATGGCGCAAGCCATAGCCACTTATGAACGTTCCCTTGTGCCTAACCCTACGCGATTTGATAGATTCTTAAAAGGTAAAAAGGACGCCCTCACGGACAAAGAAGTGTGGGGATTGCACCTTTTCCGCACAAAAGGGCGATGTATGAATTGCCATAGCGGCGTGGCTCTAAGTGATGGGAAATATCATAATTTAGGATTGCATTTTATTGGGCGTAAATATGAGGATTTAGGCAGATATGAAGTAACGGGTAATCCTGATGATATAGGTAGGTTTAAAACCCCTTCCTTGCGCCATATCTCAAAAACCGCGCCCTATATGCACAATGGGCTTTTTCCGCATTTATCAGGTGTGCTAAATGCTTACAATGCAGGAATGTTTCACCCAAGCCCTCCTAAACCAGGGCAAGAGAACACAAAAGCGGCAAGAGAGTTACCCTTTCCCGGCACAGATTCGCTTCTGCAAAAACTTCATCTTACCAATGAGGAGCTTGAAGCTCTTGAGGCATTCTTAAAAACATTGTAG
- a CDS encoding site-specific DNA-methyltransferase produces the protein MKTTLALNTITQGDCLEILPQIADSSIDVIFADPPYFMRTEGVLNRPEGSTFSGCDDAWDKFSDNEAYKAFSYIWLKEAKRILKPNGSIWVIGSHQCIYTIGAIMQDLGFWFINDVIWHKSNPTPNFLGTRLNNSHESLIWAAKDKKSKYTFHYKTAKELNNEIVGFEKGQRKQLGSVWRLPVCTGNERLKDMNGEKLHNTQKPEALLYRIIAINSSLGDVVCDPFGGTCTTAAVAKRLGRNFITIEKNADYIQYAKKRLDSIIFEESDIAKASFDKKPLKVSLETLIEAGFLESNEKLYLKNTPFCAQLQSDGKAIFEGQSYDIHTLAAKLKQAKVKRLNGFMYWEVQRKNRISLYDIREQYRTKIKKTY, from the coding sequence ATGAAAACTACTTTAGCACTCAATACAATCACACAGGGCGATTGCCTTGAGATTTTACCCCAAATTGCAGATTCTAGCATAGATGTAATATTTGCCGACCCACCCTATTTTATGCGCACGGAAGGAGTCTTAAATCGTCCAGAGGGGAGTACATTCAGCGGCTGTGATGATGCTTGGGATAAGTTTAGCGATAATGAAGCCTACAAAGCATTTAGCTACATTTGGCTCAAAGAGGCAAAGCGGATTTTAAAGCCTAATGGCAGCATTTGGGTGATAGGTTCACATCAGTGTATTTACACGATTGGGGCGATTATGCAGGATTTGGGCTTTTGGTTTATCAATGATGTAATTTGGCACAAAAGCAATCCCACGCCCAATTTTCTAGGCACGAGACTCAATAACTCCCATGAGAGCCTCATTTGGGCGGCAAAGGATAAAAAAAGCAAATACACATTTCATTATAAAACAGCTAAAGAGCTAAACAATGAGATTGTAGGCTTTGAAAAGGGACAGAGAAAGCAACTAGGAAGCGTGTGGAGGCTGCCTGTGTGTACGGGAAATGAGCGACTTAAAGATATGAATGGAGAAAAGCTACACAACACGCAAAAGCCCGAAGCGCTCTTATATAGAATCATCGCCATAAACTCTAGTCTAGGCGATGTGGTGTGCGACCCATTTGGGGGGACATGCACTACTGCGGCGGTGGCAAAAAGGCTAGGGCGAAATTTTATTACCATTGAGAAAAATGCTGATTATATACAATATGCTAAAAAGCGGCTAGATTCTATCATATTTGAGGAGAGCGATATAGCAAAGGCAAGTTTTGATAAAAAGCCCTTGAAAGTAAGCTTAGAGACACTTATAGAAGCTGGATTTTTAGAATCTAATGAAAAGCTGTATTTGAAAAATACGCCCTTTTGTGCGCAACTGCAAAGCGATGGAAAGGCTATCTTTGAAGGGCAAAGTTATGATATTCACACACTTGCGGCAAAATTAAAGCAGGCAAAAGTAAAAAGGCTCAATGGCTTTATGTATTGGGAAGTGCAGCGTAAGAATAGAATCTCACTCTATGACATAAGGGAGCAATACCGCACAAAAATCAAAAAGACATATTAA
- a CDS encoding HpyAIV family type II restriction enzyme, giving the protein MTYEHFANKLNNRIFGKDLHYEILLTVLNNPKRYTGIFRITNAKTKLIQNTTQSCEIKFGDFIEEILTEYIAMMCYEDLNKNIGIDEDNNHLNADQAFKKDDNIYLIEQKIRDDHDSTKKREQYSNLIKKIKCLKQNFPQQKIKACMWFSDESLKKSKKFYNEQIDNNTDDMVELYIFYGRELFKIFFERTDIWDEIVRYLKKHKQERSKEILNVPDFDTSSEIKTALLQIKHNNLTLIKNLLSSRTD; this is encoded by the coding sequence ATGACTTATGAGCATTTTGCAAATAAACTTAATAACCGCATTTTTGGTAAAGACTTACATTATGAAATTTTACTCACAGTCTTAAATAATCCAAAACGATACACCGGTATTTTTAGAATCACAAATGCAAAGACAAAACTTATACAAAATACAACACAAAGTTGCGAAATTAAATTTGGAGATTTTATAGAAGAAATCTTAACTGAATATATTGCAATGATGTGTTATGAGGATCTAAATAAGAATATAGGAATAGATGAGGACAATAATCATTTAAATGCCGACCAAGCATTCAAAAAAGATGACAATATTTATCTAATAGAACAAAAAATTAGAGATGACCACGATAGCACGAAAAAAAGAGAGCAGTATAGCAATTTAATTAAAAAAATCAAATGTCTAAAGCAAAATTTTCCACAACAGAAAATAAAAGCTTGTATGTGGTTTAGTGATGAAAGTCTTAAAAAGAGTAAAAAATTTTATAACGAACAAATTGACAACAACACTGATGATATGGTGGAGCTATATATTTTTTATGGCAGAGAGCTTTTTAAAATATTTTTTGAAAGAACTGATATTTGGGATGAAATTGTTCGTTATCTTAAAAAGCATAAGCAGGAAAGAAGTAAGGAGATACTAAACGTTCCTGATTTTGATACAAGCAGTGAAATAAAAACAGCACTTTTGCAAATCAAACACAATAATCTAACTTTGATTAAAAACTTGCTTTCTTCTCGCACTGATTAA
- the moaA gene encoding GTP 3',8-cyclase MoaA — MLIDSFNRKIDYMRISVTKECNFRCQYCMPDTPFNKVMCDELPLDKMLEFIKIAIDNGIKKIRITGGEPLLRKDLCDFLAHIYAYAPHIEITLTSNAFFLAKYAQSLKNAGLSRINISLDSLKAERIKVISQRDGLEQIFKGIFAAKECGLGIKLNMVPLKGINDDEIIDMLHFAYTHGFGIRFIEFMENIHAKDGLKGLRNAEILQIINAHYLTQVEKNDCFGPAKLYSITAKSFAPHQEKPFIFGIISPHEDDFCSTCNRIRLTSDGVICPCLYYQESISLKDAILKGDKAQMRELLRLAIKNKPEKNQWESEMSKERHSTRAFYYTGG, encoded by the coding sequence ATGCTTATAGATTCATTTAATAGAAAAATCGATTATATGCGTATATCAGTTACTAAAGAATGTAATTTCCGCTGTCAGTATTGTATGCCCGATACGCCCTTTAATAAGGTGATGTGCGATGAATTGCCACTCGATAAAATGCTAGAATTTATCAAAATCGCCATTGATAATGGTATTAAAAAAATCCGCATTACCGGTGGTGAGCCGCTGCTAAGGAAGGATTTATGCGATTTTTTAGCACATATTTATGCCTATGCGCCGCATATTGAAATTACCCTTACAAGCAATGCCTTTTTTCTCGCAAAATATGCTCAAAGCCTTAAAAATGCGGGGCTTTCACGCATTAATATTTCACTAGATTCTCTCAAAGCAGAGCGGATAAAAGTTATTTCTCAACGCGATGGATTAGAGCAGATTTTTAAAGGTATTTTTGCGGCTAAGGAATGCGGTTTGGGTATCAAGCTCAATATGGTGCCGCTGAAAGGCATTAATGATGATGAGATTATCGATATGCTGCATTTTGCCTACACACACGGCTTTGGCATACGATTTATTGAATTTATGGAGAATATCCACGCCAAAGATGGTTTAAAGGGCTTAAGAAATGCGGAGATTCTGCAGATTATCAATGCTCACTATCTCACACAGGTGGAGAAAAACGATTGCTTTGGTCCGGCAAAGCTTTATAGCATTACTGCAAAATCTTTTGCCCCCCATCAGGAAAAACCTTTTATCTTTGGGATTATCTCGCCGCACGAAGATGATTTTTGCTCTACTTGTAATCGTATCCGCTTGACAAGTGATGGCGTGATTTGCCCGTGTTTGTATTACCAAGAAAGTATCTCGCTTAAAGATGCCATACTCAAAGGGGATAAAGCCCAAATGCGTGAACTTCTGCGCCTTGCGATAAAAAACAAGCCCGAAAAAAATCAATGGGAGAGCGAAATGTCAAAGGAGCGGCATTCCACACGTGCATTCTACTATACCGGCGGCTAG
- the infB gene encoding translation initiation factor IF-2: MGTKIRLADIGKEFGKNASYAFEQAKAIGLNVKSASSSITEEEASILYEYLTTGVNPNIQATQDTADLKLEGKKSKKASTESKAKKETKTTKTKPKATKKESTKAKAENSKEETSQEAPENTEQEAITEDVKQIAPIEPKKGLRIVRKNKEQESKITESKKEESKKQTLSYKELLAESANESPKKPKRDKPKSKVAHKHTDQKMHILDDREIAFDYDDEQDEIMLFDLNETQVRDEEEENQIRQAITERVHIHRKNPWMNEGSIKRGGRRRKPIKVPKNEDKIKGPISIPEEIRVYEFAELIKAELKDVIKVLFNLGVMATKNDFLDRDAIEILADEFELEISIQDTQTSEILESSLLEDLPQFERPPVVTIMGHVDHGKTSLLDYIRNSRVASGEAGGITQHIGAYMVEKNGKKISFIDTPGHEAFTQMRSRGAQVTDIAIIVIAADDGVKQQTIEALNHAKAANVQIIIAMNKMDKENANPDKLKAECAELGFTPIDWGGEHEFIPISAKNGDGVEHLLETILVQAEVLELKAAQQGNARAIVLEASLEKGRGPVATIIMQQGVLKLGDSVVADTAFGRVRALLDDRGKSINELYPSGVAVVTGLSLVPQAGAVLLSVESDSIAREHAQKRALYLRQKELSKSTKVTFDELGEMVAQGNLKTLPLIIKADTQGSLEAIKASVEKLSNDEVRVNVIGFGVGGISESDIDLCATSDNSVILGFNVRPTGNVKARAKELDVEIKTYSIIYNLLDDIKALLGGLMSPVIEEENTGQAEVRETFNIPKVGTIAGCMVIDGSIQRGIKVRLIREGVVVHTGAIASLKRFKDDAKEVSKGYECGIMLENYNDIKVGDVFETFTEVQKAQKL; the protein is encoded by the coding sequence ATGGGAACTAAGATAAGGTTAGCAGACATAGGAAAAGAATTTGGCAAAAATGCAAGCTATGCTTTCGAGCAAGCTAAAGCCATAGGGCTAAATGTAAAGTCCGCATCAAGCTCGATTACAGAAGAAGAAGCAAGTATACTTTATGAATATCTTACCACAGGTGTAAATCCAAACATACAAGCCACACAAGATACGGCAGATTTAAAGCTTGAGGGTAAAAAATCTAAGAAAGCTTCCACAGAAAGCAAAGCTAAAAAAGAAACCAAAACCACAAAGACAAAGCCCAAAGCAACCAAAAAAGAAAGCACAAAAGCGAAGGCGGAAAATTCAAAAGAAGAAACAAGCCAAGAAGCGCCTGAAAATACAGAGCAAGAAGCCATTACAGAAGATGTGAAGCAAATTGCACCTATTGAACCCAAAAAAGGATTGCGCATTGTAAGGAAAAACAAAGAGCAAGAGTCTAAAATTACAGAATCTAAAAAAGAAGAAAGCAAGAAGCAAACTCTAAGCTACAAAGAACTTCTAGCAGAAAGTGCTAATGAATCGCCAAAAAAACCCAAAAGAGACAAGCCCAAATCTAAAGTCGCACACAAACATACTGACCAAAAAATGCACATACTTGATGATAGAGAAATTGCCTTTGATTATGATGATGAGCAAGATGAAATTATGCTTTTTGACTTGAATGAAACACAAGTGCGCGATGAGGAGGAAGAAAATCAAATCCGCCAAGCCATAACCGAGCGGGTGCATATCCATCGTAAGAATCCGTGGATGAATGAAGGAAGCATTAAACGTGGGGGCAGAAGACGCAAGCCTATCAAAGTGCCAAAAAATGAGGATAAAATCAAAGGTCCCATTTCTATCCCTGAAGAAATCCGCGTGTATGAGTTCGCTGAGCTGATTAAAGCAGAACTCAAAGATGTAATTAAAGTGCTTTTCAATCTCGGTGTAATGGCAACAAAAAATGACTTTTTAGACAGGGACGCTATTGAAATTCTTGCCGATGAGTTTGAACTTGAAATATCCATACAGGATACACAAACAAGCGAGATTTTAGAATCGAGTCTCCTTGAGGATTTGCCCCAATTTGAGCGTCCGCCGGTGGTTACGATTATGGGGCATGTCGATCACGGGAAAACCTCTTTGCTTGATTATATCCGCAACTCACGTGTAGCAAGTGGTGAAGCTGGGGGCATTACCCAACATATCGGAGCGTATATGGTGGAAAAAAATGGCAAAAAGATTAGTTTTATCGATACACCCGGACACGAAGCCTTTACGCAAATGCGTAGCCGTGGGGCACAGGTAACGGATATTGCCATTATTGTGATTGCCGCAGATGATGGTGTGAAACAGCAAACTATTGAGGCGTTAAACCACGCTAAAGCCGCAAATGTGCAAATTATCATCGCCATGAATAAAATGGATAAAGAAAATGCCAATCCCGATAAGCTTAAGGCAGAGTGTGCGGAGCTTGGATTTACTCCCATTGATTGGGGCGGGGAACATGAGTTTATCCCTATTTCTGCAAAAAATGGCGATGGAGTAGAACATCTGCTTGAGACAATCCTTGTCCAAGCCGAAGTGTTAGAGCTAAAGGCAGCACAGCAGGGCAATGCTAGAGCGATTGTGCTTGAGGCGAGTTTAGAAAAGGGGCGCGGACCTGTGGCTACGATTATTATGCAGCAAGGTGTGCTCAAGCTAGGAGATTCTGTCGTAGCGGATACAGCGTTTGGACGTGTGAGGGCATTGCTTGATGATAGGGGTAAAAGTATTAATGAGCTATATCCTTCGGGTGTGGCGGTTGTTACCGGATTGTCCTTAGTGCCACAAGCTGGGGCGGTGCTACTTAGCGTAGAAAGCGATAGTATCGCTAGGGAACACGCTCAAAAACGAGCCCTTTACTTGCGTCAAAAAGAATTGAGTAAAAGCACAAAAGTTACGTTTGATGAGCTTGGCGAAATGGTCGCACAAGGCAATCTAAAGACACTACCCCTTATTATCAAAGCCGATACACAAGGCAGTTTAGAGGCGATTAAGGCAAGCGTAGAGAAGTTAAGCAATGATGAAGTGCGAGTAAATGTTATTGGTTTTGGCGTGGGCGGCATAAGTGAAAGCGATATTGATTTGTGTGCTACAAGTGATAATAGTGTGATTTTGGGATTCAATGTCCGCCCAACTGGCAATGTCAAAGCAAGGGCAAAAGAGCTTGACGTGGAGATTAAAACCTATTCTATCATTTATAATTTGCTTGATGATATTAAAGCATTGCTCGGGGGGCTTATGTCACCTGTGATTGAGGAGGAAAACACTGGACAGGCTGAAGTGCGTGAGACATTTAATATTCCTAAAGTAGGTACAATTGCCGGGTGTATGGTGATTGATGGAAGTATTCAAAGAGGCATTAAGGTGCGGCTCATACGTGAAGGCGTAGTGGTGCATACGGGGGCTATCGCTTCGCTCAAACGTTTTAAAGATGATGCGAAAGAGGTTTCAAAAGGCTACGAATGCGGCATTATGTTAGAAAATTATAATGATATTAAAGTAGGTGATGTGTTTGAAACATTCACAGAGGTGCAAAAAGCACAAAAATTGTAG
- a CDS encoding DUF448 domain-containing protein → MKQPKQTRMCIKCRKRFHQKELLRLQSDGYSLCQFSGRGRSFYVCEECLTQPKTLQIILKINKLKPKQEHIVRLKEIQNLWELR, encoded by the coding sequence ATGAAACAACCCAAGCAAACACGTATGTGTATCAAATGTCGCAAAAGATTTCATCAAAAGGAGCTTCTAAGACTGCAGAGTGATGGTTACTCCCTATGTCAGTTTAGCGGGAGAGGGCGAAGTTTTTATGTGTGTGAGGAATGCTTAACGCAGCCCAAAACACTCCAAATAATTCTTAAAATTAACAAACTCAAACCAAAACAAGAGCATATTGTGCGTTTAAAGGAGATACAGAATCTATGGGAACTAAGATAA
- the thrB gene encoding homoserine kinase, with protein sequence MIVRVPATSANLGPGFDTLGLALNLHNTFSIVPSRLSSIHISGEGRERPKLRVDNVFIKIFNEILTLHNYPIRPFKLSFNNAIPISRGLGSSSAVIIGAIVSAYHIMQKPINKPEILQLALKYENHPDNITPALYGGFNIAMLDSQSPKRAAYKSRVITLQSPLPTDIKAVVVIPNTAISTKLSRRTLPKKYSTKDAVFNLSHACMLSAAFITHKWELLREASKDRFHEEVRMKNMPILFNLQKTALQNGALLSTLSGSGSSFLNICYADDSAALTATLQEQFPKFRVLTLAFDNIGATLVES encoded by the coding sequence GTGATTGTTCGCGTTCCTGCTACAAGTGCTAATCTTGGACCGGGTTTTGATACACTAGGTTTAGCACTGAATCTCCACAATACTTTTAGCATTGTCCCATCGCGATTAAGCAGTATCCATATCTCCGGTGAGGGGAGGGAGCGCCCAAAGCTGCGGGTGGATAATGTGTTTATAAAGATTTTTAATGAGATTTTGACCTTACATAACTATCCTATCCGCCCTTTTAAGCTTAGCTTTAATAATGCCATTCCTATATCGCGAGGGCTTGGCTCAAGCTCTGCAGTGATTATTGGTGCGATTGTGAGCGCGTATCATATTATGCAAAAGCCCATCAATAAGCCCGAAATATTGCAACTTGCACTCAAATATGAAAATCACCCTGATAATATTACTCCTGCGCTTTATGGGGGATTTAACATCGCTATGCTAGATAGCCAGTCTCCCAAAAGAGCAGCGTATAAATCACGTGTTATAACCTTGCAATCGCCTTTACCAACGGATATTAAGGCAGTAGTAGTGATTCCAAATACAGCTATTTCAACCAAACTCTCCCGTCGCACCCTGCCTAAAAAATATAGCACTAAAGATGCAGTATTTAACCTCTCTCACGCCTGTATGCTAAGTGCGGCATTTATCACGCATAAATGGGAACTATTACGAGAAGCGAGCAAGGATAGATTCCACGAGGAGGTGCGTATGAAAAATATGCCCATACTTTTTAATCTCCAAAAGACAGCTTTGCAAAATGGCGCACTCCTAAGCACACTATCCGGGAGTGGTTCATCGTTTTTAAATATTTGCTATGCTGATGATAGTGCAGCGTTAACGGCAACTTTACAAGAGCAGTTCCCTAAATTCCGTGTGCTTACATTAGCATTTGACAATATAGGCGCAACGCTAGTAGAATCATAG